In Salvelinus namaycush isolate Seneca chromosome 20, SaNama_1.0, whole genome shotgun sequence, the following proteins share a genomic window:
- the LOC120064996 gene encoding DNA damage-inducible transcript 3 protein-like, producing the protein MTTEWLHLPPPYPPGVGPLCGAELEAWYEDLQDILGSDTGGAKLTRAPPCSEKETEFLDVLESCSLTWLTDGVGVGVGGQAWGGGEGVQRVTIPEEPPIHPPHSSTALCLNPAVERTERPGDREGGRDGEEGSGGGDLLPPEFFELLSEGGLGMVDGSYHHHHSNNVQQPASQPASPSTSEEDEHPCVPDSPSCSSSAASPSPSLNCSPPSSPVSSLTSTAFSLSRLGKRKRGNSLSFPSASSRSSSSSSSAKKSRREREQENERKVQELTDQNERLKAEIDRLGEEVQRTRRALIERLVNTKK; encoded by the exons ATGACTACCGAGTGGCTTCACCTGCCCCCTCCGTACCCCCCTGGTGTGGGGCCGCTGTGTGGTGCAGAGTTGGAGGCGTGGTATGAGGACCTGCAGGATATACTGGGATCAGACACGGGTGGGGCCAAGCTGACTCGCGCCCCtccctgctcagag AAAGAGACAGAGTTCCTGGATGTCCTGGAGAGCTGTTCCCTGACATGGCTGACGGacggggtgggggtgggggttggAGGGCAGGCGTGGGGCGGAGGAGAGGGTGTCCAGAGGGTCACAATTCCGGAGGAGCCTCCTATCCATCcgccccactcctccaccgcctTGTGTCTGAATCCAGCTGTGGAGAGGACGGAGAGGcctggggacagagagggagggagagatggagaggaaggttCGGGAGGAGGGGACCTGTTACCCCCAGAGTTCTTTGAGCTGCTGAGTGAGGGAGGGTTGGGCATGGTGGACGGTagctaccatcatcatcactccAACAACGTCCAACAGCCTGCGTCTCAGCCTGCGTCTCCCTCCACTAGCGAGGAGGATGAACACCCATGTGTCCCCGACTcaccctcctgctcctcctccgccgcctctccttccccctctctcaactgctctcctccctcctctcctgtctcctctcttacTAGCACCGCTTTCTCATTGTCTCGGCTGGGCAAACGCAAGAGAGGCAACTCTCTGTCCTTCCCTTCCGCCAGTTCGcgctcatcctcctcttcctcttctgcgaagaagagcaggagagagagggagcaggagaacGAGAGGAAGGTGCAGGAGCTGACGGATCAGAACGAGAGGTTAAAAGCGGAGATAGACAGACTGGGAGAGGAGGTACAGAGGACACGCAGAGCCCTGATAGAGAGACTAGTTAACACCAAAAAGTGA